The nucleotide sequence CTGATCGACCGGCACTTCGATCGGGGCCAGCTGGACGCGGTCTGGCTGACCGATATCACGTATCTGACGTGCGGTGAGGGCGAGATGTTCTTGTGCGCGGTCCGGGACGGACACTCCCGGAAAGTGCTGGGCTACAGCATCTCCGACCATATCGGCGCCGAGATGGTCACTGACGCCATCGACGACGCGGTGGCCGCCCGTGGCGGCAGATGTCGTGGCACGATTCTGCATTCCGACCGCGGCGGGGAGTACACGGCGCACCTGACCGCGACAGCGTGCTTCCGGCACGGGCTGCGCCGGTCGATGGGCGCGACCGGGATCTGCTGGGACAACAGCCCGGCGGAGTCGTTCTGGTCGACGTTCAAACACGAGCACTACTACCGGCATGCCTACGCCACGAAGATGGAACTCGTTGCTGCAGTTGACAATTGGGTTCGTTTCTACAACAGTGTGCGGCGGCACTCCTCGATCGGGATGCTCAGTCCTGACAACTTCGAGCAGTCACTCCGCACCGCCGCCTGAACCCTCGTAAGCCCCTGTCCACCGTTCGGGGTGAACCTCAGCGCTCAGGCTCCCCCGCCAGGGCGAGATACGACGCTGGGCGTGACAGAGGCACGTGGCTCAATAGCCTGCCCAGCCCACGCCGTGCGCGGGCGGCCGACACGTGCTGAGCCCCGATAGCAAGCCGCATCGCCCCGAGGACGCCCCGAAGTGGCAGCCCCGAATGGTCCACCAGCGGCATTTGCGGTGTTCAGAGGCGCACGGGGCACTGTGGGGGCGGCGCTCCCCTAAAGCGCAGTGCCCACAGAGATCTGGTGACCAGTGCCGCTGGCACACGACCTCAGCGGCTCACGGCTGCCGTCAGTGCGAGACCACGCTGCAACTCTCCGTCAAGTATTGACGCCATAGAGTGCCGGAGCGCCGTTCTCGAACCCCTTCCACGACCAATGCATTCCCCTATGTCTCGACCAGTCGGTCGTGAGACCAGCGTCTGCGCAGGTCGGACGCTGTGTCTAGCCACGAGTGTGCGCTGCCTGACGAAGGCTGAACGCTGTAGTCAGGGCACACGACCCACCCGGCATTGGTCCGTTTGAGTGATCGCAACAGGGTTCCGGTTGCGTTGACTGCTCGACGAACGAACCTAGAGCTTGTGAGCGGTCGAGGTCGTCGATGGGCATGGGCGCTGGGCGCGGCGGTGGTTACGTCGGGGTTGGGTGTGGCGATTAACGTCGCAACCGATGTGAAGGACAGTTGGTGGGCATGGGTCGCGGTGGGGCTTCTGACGGTGGTCAGCGCTGGAGTCAGCGTCTGGCTGCAGCCTTCCGACGCCCCGCCGAAACCACCGGCAACCAGCCAGACCGTCGAAGTCGCGAACGAACCAGTGCCCCAGACAGGACCGATCACGCAACACGCGACAGCGAAGGACAACGCGATCATCCAGCAAGCCGGCCGCGACATCACCAACCCTCCCCAACCACACTGATTCCCCAGGAAGTGGGTACGCATCCGGACCGGATCGCCCAGGAGGCGACGGCGTCCGAGAATGGCGTCATCCAGCAGGCGGGGCGCGATCTGATTAACAACTACCGCAACGTCCTGCACGTGCACGAACGGCCCGCATGGGGTGCACTATGGCCGGCGCAAGCGAAGAAGCCGTCGGCACGGCGGGTGTTTCTTAGCCACACCAGCGAGCTGCGAGAGCTGCCGGAGCCGCGGTCATTTGTGGCGGCGGCGGAGGCGGCAGTGGCGCGGGCCGGGGACGCGGTGGCGGACATGGCCTACTTCACCGCCCGAGATGTCACACCGGAGCAGGTCGACCGCGAGCAGCTGGCCGAGGCCGACGTCTATGTCCTCATCGCGGGCTTCTGCTACGGCACGCCGGTTCGGGACCGCCCAGAGGTCTCCTACACCGAGCAGGAGTTCCAGACCGCCACGGACACCGGCCTGCCGCGGTTGGTGTTTCTGCTGGCCGAGGACACCGCAGGGCCGCCAGCGTTGTTCCGGGATTTGCGCTACGGGGCCCGGCAGGAAGCGTTCCGGCAACGGCTCCACGACAGCGGCGTCACCGTGACCACGGTGTCCTCACCCGACCAGCTGGAAACCGAGCTGCTGCAGGCGTTGACCGATCTCGCCCGCCCCAAGCAACTGTCGATGCCCGCGGGCCGGATCTGGAACATCCCCGCCCGCACGTTCACCTTCACCGGCCGCGAAGACCTCCTGATTGGTCTG is from Amycolatopsis mediterranei and encodes:
- a CDS encoding IS3 family transposase, whose protein sequence is MAKYAGPDDIAGTVGATSPEGTRFSVRRMARLLDVSRAGYYAHAKRAAATVLTPRQQRRADLEVKITEAHQDSRGTYGSPRITAELRDQGEVVTAKTVAKIMASIGLEGISPRTFKVKTTVVDPAASFPPDLIDRHFDRGQLDAVWLTDITYLTCGEGEMFLCAVRDGHSRKVLGYSISDHIGAEMVTDAIDDAVAARGGRCRGTILHSDRGGEYTAHLTATACFRHGLRRSMGATGICWDNSPAESFWSTFKHEHYYRHAYATKMELVAAVDNWVRFYNSVRRHSSIGMLSPDNFEQSLRTAA
- a CDS encoding DUF4062 domain-containing protein; protein product: MGTHPDRIAQEATASENGVIQQAGRDLINNYRNVLHVHERPAWGALWPAQAKKPSARRVFLSHTSELRELPEPRSFVAAAEAAVARAGDAVADMAYFTARDVTPEQVDREQLAEADVYVLIAGFCYGTPVRDRPEVSYTEQEFQTATDTGLPRLVFLLAEDTAGPPALFRDLRYGARQEAFRQRLHDSGVTVTTVSSPDQLETELLQALTDLARPKQLSMPAGRIWNIPARTFTFTGREDLLIGLRTALCSGQPAVVQAMNGMGGVGKTTTAIEYAHRYAKDYDLAWWVPSEDPALIAERLAALAQALDLATDQDPPTIALARLRGTLQTRSRWLLVFDNAEDATALRPLLPDGNGHVIITSRNPNWTDVGAALPVREFARAESVDLLRSRRPQLTETDADRIADALGDLPLGPVSKSVRAIRRWLRCGWWLRSGQR